A section of the Perognathus longimembris pacificus isolate PPM17 chromosome 7, ASM2315922v1, whole genome shotgun sequence genome encodes:
- the LOC125355631 gene encoding 2-aminoethanethiol dioxygenase-like gives MAAAGDPKGRAGWSFRAWKSRWRRLWRSEAEPSKPLIQRVARQASLTFPGTRGSGDGEASGGFEENLSRLRSLLGQVRARDVGLAGRRASPRARARAPGRPPVSYMSICETPGFSLGVFLLRAGARVPLHDHPGMHGLLRVLYGTVRISCLDKLEPGPGAPPPPPGAPDGAAPRPGVLRSSAEFTEASAPCVLTPSRDNLHQIQAVRGPAAFLDVLAPPYDPTQGRECRYYQVLERLPLGGTEEAPEGSTRDLPRAVWLLETPKAEDFWGEEEPYPGPKVLP, from the coding sequence ATGGCCGCCGCCGGGGACCCCAAGGGGCGGGCTGGATGGAGCTTCAGGGCGTGGAAGTCCAGATGGAGGCGCCTGTGGCGCTCGGAGGCAGAGCCCAGCAAGCCCCTGATTCAAAGGGTCGCCCGCCAGGCGAGCCTCACATTCCCTGGCACGAGGGGCTCGGGCGACGGTGAGGCGAGCGGGGGCTTCGAGGAGAACCTGAGCCGGCTGCGGAGCCTGCTGGGGCAGGTGCGGGCCCGGGACGTGGGCCTGGCCGGGCGCAGGGCCTccccgcgggcgcgggcgcgggcgccgggCCGGCCGCCCGTCAGCTACATGAGCATCTGCGAGACCCCGGGCTTCAGCCTGGGCGTGTTCCTGCTGCGGGCCGGCGCCCGCGTCCCGCTGCACGACCACCCGGGCATGCACGGCCTGCTGCGGGTGCTCTACGGCACCGTGCGCATCAGCTGCCTGGACAAGCTGGAGCCCGGGCCcggagcgccgccgccgccgccgggggccCCCGACGGGGCGGCCCCGCGGCCCGGTGTCCTGCGCTCCTCGGCCGAGTTCACCGAGGCCAGCGCCCCCTGCGTCCTCACCCCGAGCCGGGACAACCTGCATCAGATCCAGGCCGTGCGGGGCCCGGCGGCCTTCCTGGACGTCCTGGCTCCGCCCTACGACCCCACCCAGGGCCGCGAATGCCGCTATTACCAAGTGCTGGAGCGCCTTCCCCTCGGGGGGACAGAAGAGGCCCCAGAAGGCTCCACCCGGGACCTACCCAGAGCTGTTTGGCTCCTGGAGACCCCGAAGGCTGAGGACTTCTGGGGTGAAGAAGAGCCTTACCCAGGCCCCAAAGTCCTCCCTTGA